The nucleotide sequence GTATATTTTAAGGGTGTCTCCCGTTTCCACATTAAATCTCCTCTCAAGGACTTGCTTCTTTCCTTAGCTTGGCATTCAGTCATAGATGTACTACTAAGTAGCTGTGACTTTCGGCACATAACTTGAACCTCTCTGGGTTTCAGCTGCTTCATATGTAAGacgggaaaaataataaaatttatcttaCAGAGTCCTTATAAGGATTCAAGGAAGTAATAAAGCAACTGGAAAACACCtagttcagtgcctggcacataaaataTGCTTAGTTAAATTCCTACTGAATTCAAAGTCCAGCTGATTAACTTGTCACTTCAGATGATAATGAGCACTATGTTTATGTGTTCTCCCCACCATATAGCATGCATGCATTTTAAGTCTTTTGCTGTCTCAAGTTAGAAGATTTACTAATTACTAATGGATAGTTCAGGAAAGACAGAGAGCAATAAAAAGATTTTTGGTGGAGTGTTGAGGAAAGCAAAGGGCCCTTCCACTTTCCTTTGGCCATCAAGAGAAACAGTAAAATAATCATCCCCAGGTGACCTGTCAGGGTCAAAGTTCTAAGTCCTTGCAAGGATGTGAATGTATGACATCACTACAACAGAGTAAAGAATTATGATCAACAATTCCATCTAACACGGAACAAAGTAAGAAAGGGCAGTAAAAACTGAAGCTTAGGTCAATGGTATACGTGGGGCATGGGGGTAGAGAGAGGGACAAGAATTGTAGGGAGAGGAATTCACATAAGACATGTAACACAAGGCTACATTATGGGTGTTTCTGATTTCCAGGACAAGGTATTTGGAATAGCTGAGCTCTTCAACTGTTTACTTAAAAGAAGAATCTGAATCAATGTGAGGTAGCTCTATTTGCTTATATATGCCCTAACAAATCTTGAAAGACTAAGTGAGCTGGCAAGAAAAGAATGAGTATTCGATGATTTTAGTGTAATTCCTGGGGCCTTCCTAGAACCATCAGTGAGGTGAGTCTTGGCAAAGGAGCAAATTAAATAACTGTGTCATTAAGTAACATGCATATTCATGCAGACGCTGTTGTTTACACATTCTTTTCTGTCATGGCTAAAACACAGCACCATTTACGTGCAAATCACCACATAATTATTCTACCACACTTCTAAATGACTGGAGGGGGTGTTAGTGGGTACAGGCTTTCCAAGTCCCTGGGAATTATGGTGAGCCATCCAATAAAGGTCAGTTGGTGTGCTCCATCAGATCAAGAAACAAAGGATAGCAAGACTGTGAACCCAGGGAGGCAGGGCATCTATAAATCACAAGGGCCTGGGCCAAGAGGAATCAGAGGTGAGGTAAGTCACAGAAATAGTCTCCACTGAGAAGAATGAGGCAAAAGGGAAGAGGACTGGTTACCGAGTGTCTACAGTTTATCAGGTGCTATGCTAGGAGTTTTATACAAATTACTTCAAGTAATCCTCTTAATAACCTTTCGAAATATACAGTCTTGTAGTCCCatgttacagataaagaaactgagattcacCTGCCTTGGTGACACCAGCTAATATGCCATACAACTGAGCTTAGTTCTCTCTGAATCCAAAGTCCTTCTACCACAACATGTTATCTCCATACAAAAGGGACaaatatatttgggaaaatgGCCAGGCAAACGGTACGCAGTGAGTTCACAGGAAATAAGCAAAGGTTGAAGTAGGGTGAGGTGAAGGTACAAGGGAACAAATAGGAGGACCTAGAAAAAAAGTAGcacaaagaacaaaagaaccaCCATAATTTGTCTTTATATGTCGCTCCCTCAAGGTAAGAACCAATCCTGAATGAGACTGGCCTGAAACCCTGAAGAGGACAAATAGGACAAATAAGCCTGAATGCTCAGCACTGGCTGGCCACCTGGACCCTGCATTCAGAGCATTCTCTGTCAGAGGCTCTTCCCTGATAGACCTTCATGGAGATATTAGCACAACTGGCTTCTTCGGCCTTTCAAACTAGTGGGTACCTTGTGTACATTTTAAACTACAGAGAAATGCCACTGTGTGAACTCTATGTTTGTTCCTCTGCTGGCCCATTGAACGTTAATGTTTGCAGAAAAAGCTGTTTACAGCTACTTACTCTGGTCTTCTAAGCAAAGAGCACTAGGAGATTAGTACTTGTACTAGGAAGGCACCATATTGAGATCCTAAGGAGAAGAGCATCAGCTAGAGCTTCTCTTTTTCTGAAATCTGGGATGCTTTTTGAGAGCACTTGgcttgggggtgtggggaggaaagGCAGCCCAGGATAATACCAAAAGATAAAATTTACTGTAAATTTTTGTGTGAACCTGTTTGGTGTCGGTTGGGAATTCTTGAATTACAGGAATTGGTGAGATAAAGTCTCTTCTGTTTACTAGCATGGCTGACCACACATGTAAGTGATCTGATTTTAGGCATTTTCTCACCGAAAcataaaattggaaacaaaattgCATCCTTAAGATTCAATCCATCCTATTGAAAAGCATTTTGATCCCTGTTAAAATGTAAACATCTTTGGGCAGGGTAACTCTTTTATACGTTAACTCTTTTATCAGCTGTACTCTTCTGAACTTTTTCATCTAGaacagggtcagcaaacttttcccgTAAAGGAGCAGATACTAAATATTTTGGGTTTTCCATGCCTACTGAACTCTGTGATCATAAGGaaaaaagcagccatagacactATAAAAAAACAAGTGTGGCactattccaataaaactttatttaccgaAGAAAAAGAATTGGCCAACCAAATTTTGCCAATCTCTGACCTAGACAGAAGTTTTTTGAGCAGAAAGGCTAAGGTTCCTGGTCAGTGGAAGTAGGAGAAATATGAGAGGTTGCTCTACAGGGCATCTAAGTGGGTTAAAGATGACATAGGCCATTATTAGTTCTTCAAATAACCAAAATCTAAAGGAAGATTCTATCTAGAGAATATGGACTGGTGTACAAAATGATACAAGAATGTAcatttttctggaaaagaaagGTCCTTAACTTTTATCAGATTTTCAAAAGCACTGATGACCCCATACAGGGTGAAACCCCATAGCATAAAGGGGAACATCTTGTCCTGAAAATCTACCTTCCCCAGGCCAGCCCCTAACCCATATCTACCAGTGAAGTTCAATGACCACTGTTATGTCCACTCACGTATGTTTCAGCAATCATCCTAGAGAAAACATATGTTTCACTACCTCCCCCTTTTGCTAGCTATTTACTTAtaataattgcaaaaaaaaagcatatagtcATCACTAAAAGGTTGCGTCTAGGACTCTACCCATTCTTAACCTGATCCTggctaatgaaaataaaatgatgtacTTACAGTTCATGAGCCAATTAATGTTCTACCAGACACTGTGCctatctttcattttcattttattacagGCCTAAATTGATTCTACACATAGAGATATGATCATCAGAATTAGCCCTACTCAAAGGGAGAAGAAGTAGTGGACTGAGGGTGAAGGTTGAGGCTATGGTTTGAGGCATAAAAAGACAAGCTTTGGGTTCCGGTTTCGGATCATGCAAAGAGCTTGGAAATTGTCACTCTTGTCCTTGAAACAATAAAAACTGGACCAAAAAAATCATTAGCCTTTCTTTGACCCATGACAGAGGTGAAGTCGCAGAGCATATACCACCCCAAAACCTAGAGAGACGGTCACATCCAGAGTGACATAATCCTTAAATTTGCTTACCTGGAACAAAACCCACTGAAATCCATAAGCTTGTAGGGACACTTAAATGATTATTTTGACAAATTTCTGAAGGCTAAGTGTAAACTACCTTGAAAGTGAGAAACTCATGGGGGCTGCAGTCTTAGGAAGGGTCCTCACACTCTGTGGGCTTTCACTCCAGGAATttaccaggttctcacagtgagGATATGAAAAAGATCTCCTCGTGGCCCCGGCTGATAATtcctaataaataatataattttaaatgttttaaaacagtaTAGATGATATGCtaggaaaggagataaaatgaaaccacataaaatattcagttaaaaccagagaaggcagaaaaagagggtAAAAACTAAATAGAGCAAATATGAACctaacagaaaagttgcaaagatggtATCTATACTCCAACTATACaaataattaatttacttttgaatCCTTTAAATATACCATTTAACAATATGGTGTGGAGTACAGGGACGCTCTGTAATATTCGTGTAGCTTTTCTGTatatctaaaactattctaaaattaaagtttattattaaatgttatttgaaaaaGGCAACTTCATCCCAAAGGATATCTCCCCAGCCCACTACCATGGAATCTGAAGAGCCATCACCTCTAATTCTTATTTTGTAAAGGAAGCAGTCCTGGGCACCATGTTAAGCACTACTGCTATCCTGATTAACACTTGAGACCAGTGTTTTTCTCTCCTATGGCTACTAAGGAAGAGACTGAAGGAACTAGGCTTCTCACTGAGAAGGGAGGGTTCCTATGGAGCTGGCATGGCCAGGAAGGCAGAAAGGAGTAGGGTACCCCAGCAGGGGTTAGCAATCCTGAGGCCCCAGGACCTGGGTTTGTGAAAACCTACGGAAAAAAATATGGTAAACAGGCAAATTGAAGCAGTTCAAACTAGCATGTGGAGAACAGGGTATGCTGGCCCCTGCTGACTTTTACCTCAAGGGCCTCAGCTTGGTGTAACAGTACTTCCTACAGTGGCACTCTCTCAAAGCAGTTCACAGCATCTCAAATTAAAAGCAGGCTCTCCCCGGTGATTTATTACTGTAGAACTCGACACAATTGGCAATTGGGAATTTCAGTAGCACTTGAATGCCTATCTTGTCACAAGTTATATGAAGGCTAAAAAGAAATGGTTAAGGGAGTAGATAATTATGGAAATACATACATCTGACTTTGAATACAAAGTCAGATGCTTTGCCTCCCAGACATGTTCCAACTTGTGTCTGGGTTCAGCTTAACATAGGTGAAATCTCACTTAGCCAAATCAGCATGCTTGTGAAAATATCCAGGGGATGAGCGTGAGAGAATCAAATTTTTATCAAGCAAATGCTGTTTGCTCCTTGGGTTTAATATCACTTCAGGAATGTTTTATGTTCACATCTCCTAGATCCTCTAACATGAGTTACAAATCTCTCTGCCTCCTCCTCTAGTTTATCTGTCAACTAGTTATATGTAATTCtgtaaataaagaattaaaaacagtagGAAAGCCTCTTATTTAATGGTCTGCCACTGTGAGTCCTTCCCCTTAAACCAGGAATTCTTCTGGCTATGTCAATCATCCCTCCCTTATGCATCTGCAGGCCTTGGTTTTCTTAAGCAGAGCATGTCTGTCATCCCATGGGTTTTTCACAGAGGAGCGTTTTACAGGCAGAGCTGGACAAGAAGAGAAACAGCTTGCTCCAACACTTCCCAGGTCTAGATAATCATCAGAATCACGTGGAAAGCTGTTTAATATACAGAGTTCCAGGCCATGCCGATCACCTACTGAATCCCTGGGGGTAGGGCCTAAGAATCAGTATGCTAAAAAGCATTTCAATTCTAGATTTAATTAAATAaggacaccccaccccacctctgcccagtgATTCCAAAGATTAAGCACTTTTGAAAACAGTGGTCTAGTCCAAATTCCAACTAAAGGTTTGTAGTCAGGACAACAGAGCCACATTGAGCAACTACATATGGTTGGAATATTTCTGAGGAGCTCAGTACCCTGTTGACAGAGGAGACCTAAGTAACAAATGGTTATTAGATCTCACTTATTTATGTTCACAATTTTCCCACCTGGAGGACAGGACCAAGTTTACCATCTTTTCTACAATCAGTACAAGGAGTGTATTTTCCTTCGCTTCGGTTCAAGCAAATTAACCTTCCTAGTTCTTAATTCAATCTTACCTCAGCGGCTATAAACCACTCTAGAGTATCCCATTTCTTCACCTTACTCTGCCACACAACATGGGGTCAGTACCAGAATTTAAATACCAATTCATAATTCGCCAACTATAAACAGAAACATTCACAGGGAAGCATCTAGAATTTTCCAGAGCAGATGACTCTCTAAACTTGGTTAGGCAAACGCCCAGGAGGCCGAATCACCAGGCAAAGTATTATGGTGGCTGAGCTCTAGCAATCCTTTCACTCTCAGCCAGAAGAGCTCCAAGAGAACAGGTTCCTCTACCCTATACAATGGTCTCTGAATGTAACTTCCAAGTATTGACCttagaatttcattttctgaGATGTACTATACTGAGCACTGCACTTGGAATCAGGAGACATCCAGTTAGGTGACCTTAGAtaaatcattttttctctttgaaccTTAGctttcacatctataaaataaaggaattaaaCTGAACAAGCTTTTAGAATTACAACTCTAATTTTTAACTGAACCAAGTAGGGCCATTTGTAGTATGAGTTCTGGACTTCTCAGGGTTCTAGGTATATGTAAGGAATCTGAAAAGGAACTCCAAGAATTACTTGGTTGGTATTAAACTCAGCCCCGAAGAACTTCCAActtttcatcccagcttaccttgcATTGGACTCACGGTCTTGGCCAGTGAGCTACCCAGTCACGAGTCAAGGGAGCCAGGGAAAGCAGTCTGTTAACAATGCTGCTCATAGCCTGAGAGAGCCAGTCAGGAAACCCTTGACTTTTAACATAACTGAGTTCCATGAATGTCAAAGGAAATGGTATAAAAGTTATTATTCCAATCCAAAATCCCCAAAGTGAGAGAAAATCCTAAGAGTCGTTCAAGTGGGACAAGGTTTGTTCAACTTTAGCATCTGGTGGTAGCAATAAAGACAGAGCCCTATGCCTATTGGGGCTCTTCAAGTTGAATGACCAAATTAACATGGTCAGTGGCTAGCAGGCTCACTCAAGCTCTATGGAAGGatatctctccctctccttcctatTTGGGTCCTTATTCTACTTGGTCTCGACTGGATGATTTCTTTGCTCTCCAGATCTTTGCTACCAGTTTCCCAGTTATCTTCGTACTGGGATTATCATTTCTGCTGAAACAATCCTCTCTTTCTGGCCAAAACACAGGCACaaatttctgtttggtttggGGGTAgtaattccttccttcccttccttccttcctttcccttcctcccttcccttccttcccccctccctccctccctcccttccttccatttttcctCTGGTGTGGGTTGGCAGGAGGAAGCGAGGGTATTATTTTGGTCCCAAAAGCATAGCTCAAGTTTCTCACACTATAAAGCTAACCAGCCTCACAAAACATCACAACAACATCCTCACCTCTTCCACTGAAAGCCCATAAATAACAGAAGAAGCCATGGGAAGCCCATTTCCACCCAAAGCATACAAGCATCCTTTTATAATAGTGTTTCCAGAGGTTAGGACCCACACCCAAATATATCACGCTACTGAATGACATGGTTAGGTTAGAGAGCCATGGTTTGATGGGTAGTGATGCAAACTACCTTCATAGCACGCTGTCCTTTATCTGAAAAAGGAATTTCCCATCACCAAATGAGGCTACCTTTCCAGGAAGCCATGAAGTTGCTGACTACCCACAGTGTCAGCACAAAGTCACCATCTATGTATTACCAAAACGAATGGactatttttttcactgtttggGTCACCATTGCCATAATTATAAAAGTCAGCAAAAAAACTCTGGTACTTAAAGGTATGCCAGTTCTAATGCACATCCGAAAGGCTAATGGGacctgggtgggtgggagggggataGAATGACCctgaaaataaacttttctcAGGTACAGACCTTCTCATACTCCAGACCTTCTCTGCATTCTAAGGACCCAGATTAAAGGGCACAATCTGAAATAGGAAATGGACACCCTGTGGAAGATGCCTGAATTCTCAGACTAACTGTGTAAGATGTGAATTAACCAACATAACCACTAACCCAACTCCTTGTCCACAAAGACTTCCAATCCTCTCTGCAGGGATCATTTAGTCCCATGCTTCAGCCTCAACGCTGTTCCAACCTCTGGAATCAATCAGAACCCTAGCCAGGGAGAATTTAAGAAACTCATAATCAGTATCCCTTGCTGCAGATCCTCCTCTGACATAAAActgcttttttggttttgttctttatgATCAAGGTCTGTCTTATTTCTTGCTCCAATAACTGGAccctctgtatatgtgtgtgtgcttaatgtatttgaggaacagcaaggtgGCTGCTGTGGCTGAAATGGTGTGAACTAAGAGGGGAATAGCAAAGGGATGAGATAAGGAACTAGAGACCCAATCATAGCCCATTGTGAAGATTTTGGATTTTGCTAAAAGTGAGATGGGAAGTCAtggggttttgagcagagaagtgataGGAGGTGACATATTTTAACAGCACCACTCTGGCTGTTCCGTGAATAACAGATTGAACGGGGCACTGGGGAGAAGCCAGGAGGCCAGTAAGGAGATTATCCCTCTAGTCCAGGTGAGAGGGGACGGTGGCTCAGACCAGGGAGATAGCTTCAGGAAGCTTGTCAAAGGTCGCTGCCTCTGCTGATTAGCACACCAGAATCCCCAAGTCTGCCTTTGCCGACCTTACTGCTGCTTAGGTTTACAGAACCCATCCACTTCTGCTGCTCTCTCCCAGCCCAGCCAGTTAACTGTGTCATTAGCTGAGGCTGGATTAGCTGAGGCCAGTGCCGCCTCAGGCCAGTTCTAGACACTTCAAGATTGGTACCTGTTCTGTGCCCGGAGACTGATGAAAACGCTGCAGTGGTGCTTTTTAGCCAGGAAACTAGAAGCGAACTTGCCCTCATAACCAGAGACACCAACCTATGGGACCTCACGTAGGGCCCCGGAAATTCAAGATGCCACCCTCACTCCCACAGCACAGCTGAGTGTCCTTCCCTTCAGCAGCCCTGAGTAAGGAAGCTGTACTATTGTAATACTGTTCTGAATGCTTGTTATGCAGCAAAGCACTGTGCAGAATTCTCTACATGGATTATTTCACTGAAACCTTTCAACAAAACTAGGAGACAGATTCTCTCATTACTCActtgtgatggttagttttacgTGTCAACCTGACTAGACTACAGTATCCAGTTCTTCAGTCAAACGCTAATCTAGGTGTTACTgtaaaggtattttgtagatgtggccAACAATCAGGTTAGGTAAAGGAGGTTTGTGCCTCATCCAATCCGTTGGAAGGCCTTAAAAGCAAAACTGActttttccagagaagaaaacattctgcctcaagactgcaGCATCATCTCCTGCCTGAGTCTCCAGCCTGTTCTACAGATTTCCGACGTGCCAGCCCCCACAGTTAAGTGAACCGATtccttgaaatatatatatatcctactggttctgtttccctggagaacaCTGACTGATAGACCATTGTGACAGATGAATAATGAGATTCAAAGCAGTTAAGcaagttgctcaaggtcacagtggCTACTAAGCATAAGGGATCGGATGCAAGCAGACTGACTCCAAACCAAATATCCCATCCCCTGCTTCCTCTAAAATGTCTAaacccatttttttctcattgcttGATCCTGAGAAATCTCATAGTACTTCAAGGGTCTGTGTACTTATTATATTCGAATATTAatagcttattattattatatacttgttattattattgctatcatTTACCAAGTCATTCCTTAATGCCAAGCATTGTGATGGGCATTTTGTATGCACTGTTTATCTTACGTAATCCTGACAACAACAGTGTAAGGTAGTTAATATTACCATCATTTTATAGACGGTAAATATGAAGATCAGAGACGTTATGTAACTtgtccacagtcacacagctagtggaaGGCAGGGTTGGGATTCCGTATCACTGCTCTGGCCTGACTTCTGAACTAGTGTGAGTAGAACCAGTGACTTCCCAGCCTTAAATTCGAAGGAGCCATTGTTAACCCACTAAGTCAGTTAATTATTTTTACAGGGCCATGTCTCTACTTGCTTAGGGTCCTTGGCTCCTGACCCACTTCCAGAATCAATTAAATTTCTAGAACAGTCCCTAAAGGTACTGGATCTGTCATTTATACTCTGGATTAAGTAGCTACCATTACTGGACCCTGTCCTAGTTAGGCACGATTTATGAGGTCAATGGCTCTTATAAAGAGGCATTAAGAAATAGAAAGGCCAAGTCTTCTGACTCCACGGAATCAGCTTCGAAGTCAGAACACTTAGGTTCAAATCTCTGATCTCTGACCTTGAGAACATCAGGTAACTTTTCCGAAACttagttccttcatctgtaaaatgaaaataattgctACAGGATTGCTTTGAGAATTAGAAAGGTAATATGAGGAAAACATTAGGCCAGAGTATAGGCTCACCAAATGTGAGCTATATACAACCAATCACAGAACCTTCAGCCCTGGCTGTTGGGGGCCCAAGCTGAGCTGAGCACCTGAGCAGGCACGCTGGGAGTTCTGACTGGGCTCCAAACTGGAACTAACTGCTCACGCACAGATAAGGGTCCGTCCGGCTTTGTTCTGCATTCCCGTCGTAACTTAAAGGGAAACATTAACAATGCCCGGAGCCCTTGATGTCCTGCAAATGAAGGAGGAGGATGTCCTCAAATTCCTTGCAGCAGGAACCCACTTAGGTGGCACCAACCTTGGCTCCCAAATGGGTCAGTACATCTACAAAAGGAAAAGTGATGGCATCTACATCATAAATCTGAAGAGGACCTGGGAGAAGCTTCTGTTGGCAGCTCATGCCACTGTTGCCATTGAAAACCCAGCTGATGTCAGTGTCGTATCCTCCAGGAATACTGGCCAGCGAGCTGGGCTGAAGTTTGCTGCTGCCACTGGAGCCACTCCTACTGCTGGCCGCTTCACTCCTGGAACCTTCACTGACCAGATCCAGGAAGCCTTCTGGTGGTTACTGATCCCAGGGCTGACCACCAGCCTCTCCCAGAGGCCTCTCAGGTTAACCTGCCTACCATTGCTCTGTGTAACACAGACTCTCCTCTGTGGTATGTGGACATTGCCATCCCGTGCAACAACAAGGGAGCTCACTCAGTGGGTCTGATGTGGTGGATGCTTGCCCGGGAGGTTCTGCGCATGCGTGGCACCATCTCCCGTGAACACCCATGGGAGGTCATGCCTGATCTCTGCTTCTACAGAGATCCTGaagagattgaaaaggaagagcagGCGGCAGCTGAGAAGGCTGTGACCACGGAGGAATTTCAGGGTGAATGGACCGCTCCAGCTCCTGAGTTCACTGCTGCTCAGCCTGAGGTGGCGGACTGGTCCAAAGGTGTGCAGGTGCaacggatgttcactaaactcatTCTGGTAataatttcataatgtatgtaaatcaaatcattatgctgtacaccttaaacttatacagtgctgtacgtcaatgaaactggaagaggggcttccctggtggcacagtggttaagaatctgcctgccaatgcaggggacacgggttcgagccctggtccaggaaggtctcacatgccgtggagcaactaagcccatgtgccacaactagtgagtctgcgctctagagcccgcgagccacaactactgaatccgcacgccacaactactgaagcccgcgtgcctagagcctgtgctccacaagagaagccagcacaatgagaagcccgtgcactgcaacgaagagtagcccctgctctcaactagagaaagcccatgcatggCAACGAAGAATCAATgctgcccaaaaaaaaaaaaattaccccaaaattcaggagcttaaaataataaatatttattatctcacagtttctgtaggtcaggaatttGTACATAGCTTAGCTAGGTGCCTCTGGTTCAAGGTCTTTTATGAGGTCACAGTCAAACTGTCAGCTAGGATTGCAacctcatctgaaggctcaactgAGGGAGGATCTACTTCTGAGCTCACTCATGTTGTTGTTGGCAAGATTCAGTTTCTCACAAGCTATTGGTCAGATGGCTCAAGTCATCACTGGATGTCTACCTCAGTTCCATCCTGGGCCTCTCCCACAGGGCaactcacaacatggcagctggcttccctcagagTGAGTaaacagagagatagagagaggacACTCCCAAGACAGAAGTTACCATCTTTTTATAACCCAGTCTAGGAAGTGACATCCCTTTACAACCCTGGCATGTTCTATTTGTTAGAAGAGAGGCAATAATTTCAGTTCCTACTGAGGGGGAGAGGATTACACAGGACATGAATACCAAGAGTTGGGGATCTTTGGGGGTCATCTTAGAAGCTGTCTAGCACAGTCTTTAACATCATCCAAATGCAGGAAACTCCACATCAGCTCTCCCAATAGATCATTAGTCTGGCTTGTTGCCTTCAGGTACTAGAGTATCCTGCACCACTGAATTCAGAAGAAATCCTTGTACTGAAAATCAGACACCAAATCTAATAATACAAGCTACATTAAGATTTTACTTGCACTTCTATGATCTTCATTAGTTTCATTCGTGCCCTTACTTCTAGTTTTTGCCAGACATGCCTTTAAAAAGTTCTATAAAACTAGACTGTTCCTTCCTTAACTTGTCATCTTTTCTGTTTCATCCTTCAAAAGACACCTCTTGACTCAGCTTCGGGGAAACTTCCCTAATGAATCTTGCCTGGCATAAGGGGATTTTTTTGCCGGAGACCCAACTTAGTTCCTCTAAGGTATGAATATAGGCAGATAGCAGCAGGTTATGTGTGGAATTTGGAATAGACAAGGCTGATGACACTTTTTCCCTGCCTCACATAGAAGCAGGGGCACCCACAAGTCTCTAAGTTTTTATTACATGCAATTAATACTTGTGGAAACAAGGTTACACTCACTGGCAAAAAGAACAAAGTGATGTGGGTTCTCCCCTAAGATAAGCGCTCACTTCAGTGTTTCTAGCTTATTGCTTCCGATATTTCCAATTTGGACTCTGGGCCTACATGCATCTCCTTAACTCTTCCTTCCTGTCTTAGCTAGCCTAACAATTATTGACCTCTGAGCTGCTTAGCTGTCTGACACTGCTGCCTTTGGTTAACTAAGCTTGCCTATCAGCAAAGTCAACCTGATATTCCTTAGTTTGTTGCTCCAAGCTGAAACTTTTTGCTGATTCCACTTTACCTAACCAAACTACAAGTTCTGGTCCCTCCTAGCCATCCTCTATCTTGCTGCCACTTATTCCATATTGTAAAACTTATCCTCTTTCACCTTGAGCAAATTATCTGCCTCTATCAGGAAACTGATGCCTTTAGGCAGACACTCCTTGTTAAAACCTCACCCAAGCCTGTTCTGTCTAGGCTTTATATCAAACTTGAAAATACTATTTCCAATTCCCTGTATCTACCATCAAATTTACCTGTTTCCTGGCCAGTGCCCTCAGCACGCTCTACCTGATAAACTAACTCACGCTGAGTTGTTGATCACTGGGAATACCTTGATGAATAACCCTATACAGAAGGATTCCCACTTTAGTTACTGAAAAAAATGCCAGAGCACAAAGTTAATAGCGGTAGAATTTCTGGCACTCCGACAGAAGAGTggaattattatcattatataatgaaatactagtGGTACCCTTCAAGTTATACTACAGGTGCCCTCCTGCTCCACTTTTGCAAACATCCTCATAGAATGTTTATAAGC is from Orcinus orca chromosome X, mOrcOrc1.1, whole genome shotgun sequence and encodes:
- the LOC101269930 gene encoding LOW QUALITY PROTEIN: 40S ribosomal protein SA (The sequence of the model RefSeq protein was modified relative to this genomic sequence to represent the inferred CDS: inserted 1 base in 1 codon), coding for MPGALDVLQMKEEDVLKFLAAGTHLGGTNLGSQMGQYIYKRKSDGIYIINLKRTWEKLLLAAHATVAIENPADVSVVSSRNTGQRAGLKFAAATGATPTAGRFTPGTFTDQIQEAFXVVTDPRADHQPLPEASQVNLPTIALCNTDSPLWYVDIAIPCNNKGAHSVGLMWWMLAREVLRMRGTISREHPWEVMPDLCFYRDPEEIEKEEQAAAEKAVTTEEFQGEWTAPAPEFTAAQPEVADWSKGVQVQRMFTKLILVIIS